TACTCCTATTCTTCTCTTAGTTTATTGGCATTTAAGATATTCCTACCCATACATATTTCATTCTGGGTCATCTTAAAAATTAGAGCAAAATCCCGAAACTCCTTGGAATTTAAAACCTTAGTTATATCTCAAGATCTTAAAATGTGACGGGTAAACTTCAACCACTCTCATTATCTTCTATCCTTTTGCTTATTTCTAGCACATTTTTCTAGGTTGTTTTTATTTCCATGTACTCTGTATAAAGGTTTCAACATCAATAAGGTGTTTAACATAACTAAGAAGGAAATGTTCATACCTGTCTaatctttcttcctttcttgataTGAACTCCAAAGCTTCAGACCAGGTAAACTCTACATGGAAGCCCAGTCCAATGTCCACAAATATGTGCCGTGTATCTGGCCTGCAGCGACGCAGGAAAGgcaaaagaatatataataGCAGCTATGTTTTCCACCTAAAATCACTTAGAGAACCACCAATCACACTGCTCAAAGCCTCTACTCAATGACCAGTACACCCAGCAAATTAAATTATAAATGGTAATAAATTCAAGATAGTTGTCAACTAAGACTCCGTAACTAACCAACACTTTGTAATTGTTTAAACAGACATTACACACaggcttgtgtgtgtgtgtgtgtgtgtgtacatgCATGtgccttcttttattttatttatattttgataagTACCGactaaagaaaatagaagtaCAATGTAGTAAtacatcatcatcaacaacaacaaaaccTCTACAAGAGGTATGGCAGGCATGATGAACTGATTAAGGTCCTAATACATTAAGAGTTACCCTACATCTGAACTGAATTATCATGGAGAGAGATCATCTCCAAAACAGAAAATATGTGTGTTATATGCATTGTGTATGCAGGtactctttttcattttttcttttggggaggggggttgtTGTGGAAGGGGAATACATACATATGAGCATGAGCATGCATAACTAACAACTGCATAGATATTCAAGTTAAACAGCAGCAAGATGCTCAGAATAAGAGTTTCAAAGACATACACATCAGCTTGCATATACACTTCGGAACCAAGGTTGACCAAAGTACGGAGGCCAGTCACACCATTCTTCTCCAGATTCTCTATATTCCTTCTTAGGTCCAAGCTAGTAGAGTTTGGAATTAAGTCGAAACAACAGAGATGTATAATAGGAATCCGTTATTATGAAACGGCTCCACCATGAGCTCATCAAGAAATATCAAAGAATTCAGTACATGTAAAGAACCATTTAAGATCACAAGTACTAAAGTATTTTGTTGATTAAGAGGTAAGGTAAGCAAGAAATTCATCCAATGTTCCAAATCTGAAgagaataataaaagaaaatatttgaaaGGATACAAAACTTTCTGTTGTTCAAAAACCTTGTCCCTGCAAAATAAGACCAGACTGTTAGTCCGCAGTTTGTTAACCACCACCTTATATTTATATTACAGTAACCTAAGATGGGTAAATTCATAAATTACATTACAGAAAAAGGTGCCCAATGTGGAGAACCTGTCACAAGAACCTCATGATCCAACGCCTGATAGGCGTTGGATCACCTCAGGTGCACTCAAATAAGAAGAGGTTGCTCAGAGGAGAATAGTTTCCTCCTTGATAGTGGGAGATGACCATTCCTAAGAAGAGATTCATAAAGTGTTTAGGATCCTTGTTCCTAGGGCATCCAGACCAGATTTCATAACATTGTCTTACAATTTGGAATCTATTTTCAGTTTGGGGAAAACAAATTAGACAATTCCGTCTTTATCTGTACAACTCAAGATTTAGCCACAAGTGAGCTATCAAAATCCTAGAACTAAATTTTTTGCTGCATTATTTCCATTGGCCATTCAATATTTCATCATACATCCAGAAATTAAGATCATCTGATCTGTTTGTCGTTCGGTTATATGCCCCCGCCACATCACCAGACATTAAATATCAGTTAAAGTGGTTAGATATATGCCCAGTCAAAGGCTGACAAGTGATCATGGAACTGAAATGAGTGCATATAGCTGATAAGACCCTCATTTCATGGGGATAGAAGAAGACTAGCTGGACAGAAACACATGCAAATAACATACCGTTCAGCAATGGCACGGACAAGATCTGGCTTCAAGCGGCAGTCAATGAATTCCTCGAATCTCTGTACCTTATTCTCCCGGATCTTATCCATATTGATTCTGCAGTATGGTGAAAATTCAATAAGAATCTGACCCAACAACTTAATGTCTCATATGTAGTACATATAAGAACTTATGCATCATGAGATTGATGAGTAGGACTGCCCATTACCTCACCTCAATGGCCCCAAAGTTTATTAGAACTATTGTTGAACTTGTTGTAAATATGTCATAGTTTACATCTGCAAGATAACACTATCTCAAAAAGCACCTATCACCTAGTTTCATCAACATTCAGTTCCAAATGCTTGATTGTGATTCTCAAGCTTTTTAAAAagttagcatttttttttttttttttttggggggggggtaaagGGAATATGACATTAATCTAATTTAAGGTGTTTCTGATTGAATACCAAATGGAATATCAGGCTATTTGACATTTAGAAGTCCTTGTAACTTGTAATTCCAAATGAAATTTAATACCCAAGGGTAAACAGTAAACTCCTTAGATTTTCCAAAGAGTTTGAGTTACATTGTCTTGATGAGACAAAAAGACAGCTGGAAAATACATAAGAAAACTCTTTTCAAAACACCCTAACATTATGTAAAGATTATAAGAAATTCTGAGTCACTCCATTATGCTAACTAAAAATCAAGGGTACAAAGCTCTCACATATAAATTTCATATTGTGTTGTTATTATGCATACACAACCTCTTCCAATTATTGTTCAGCTGggtagcatcaatatcaacgaTTATACATGGCAAGTATCACTTTGCTGCTGTCTACATGATGTTTGAATCTTAACCTAAGGGTAAGTGAAACAGATACTTTactggaaaaaaataaaattttttgaacTTGCTTAAGATAGTAGATGAAGTGCAGTGCAAGTATCAATGAGTATTAATAGTTGGTAGTGAAAATTTGAGCTCaaacctccaccaccaccactactaccacaAGTACTATaacaaaatgaaataagaaatgAACACGCATATTGCCTATCCAATGTTATACACAAAATAGAAAATcatccaggaaaaaaaaatccagagaTTAAATTACCAAAGCTGCAaagaataagataaacaatGGATTCATAAAACTGAtttcaggtcttaacctaaaatcaaatgaaaccctaaaaaccaaACTTGATTTCGATTGAAAACCGAGCAGCCAAAGAAAACCCCCCCAAGTCCACTTCCAATTAATTACAGcagcaaaagagaaagaagcacCAAACTTACCGTAGACGAGACAGCTTATGAACGGTTTTCGTCAAACAGCATGTGTTGGCATTGCAAGCGGTCGAACAAAGCTCACTAGTCACTAAGGCTGCcgcctcagcttcttcttcttcacgcACGGCGGGAAGGGCTGAAGGGGAAGGATTGGCTCTTACAACAtcggattctctctctctctctcaaaataaCCCTCGGTAGCGGAGGGTTTAGGCTACGTTTCGTAACAATTCTGCTCTCAAAAAGTACTTTTGATTCGTAagtactttttttatttctgcTCACAGAGAGTAATTACAAGAGTAGATTGGCGTTTGGTAACTAGGAGAAATAAATGTTtccgcaaaaaaaaaacatgtaggCACCTTATAGAATCACTTCCAACATTCATTATATTTACTAAAATATCATTCACTtatatatttatgaaaacaCCATCACCTCTAATATAACACCATTAAACCAATAATTATGGGcataattatgaaaatgccaccGTACTAAATTATCATCTTCACTTATATATTGTTTCTATTTCTACTCATTTTGCATCTCTTCTAAAAGATGAAAAGTTTTTTCCATAGGTTTTCTCTACTAAACCTATAAACCAAAGTTGTATATGAGGATACATCATTTAtaagtctcttcttcttcagagaCCATAAAAATGCCAAAGCAGGACTCATTTGACCAGACTTGCATAAAGCCCAAAGAATCGAATTGCAACTgcaaaaaaggaagggaaaaaagagcACATAATACGCCTCGTGAATTCTTCCAATTCTGCTGAGGTCAGAAACCAACAAATTTGAAGTGGGTTTGGGTGGATAATTCTCCAATCTCAatttgaaagaattttttttccccaccaATATAGACAAAAGATTGAATGATAGTATATCATTTTTGTACATCTCCTACGTGAAACAAAATGGATATTCCACTATCTCTAAAGAGAGTAATCCACTCAAACGAGTATTGTAAGGATAGGctgttagaattttaattcCATTAGGATtaatattctaatattatatggattaatattaaatatcttaaaccaggctaattagagTTTTGGTCTAATTAGGGAGGTCATTAAGttgtattagaagtctaatgtggactagcttagtgtgggccagatagattcctactgggactatgatgagagaGACCCTTtagaattactatataaagagagctaggtcccccttCTACCCATCACAATTATTAGTTCTCAATTGTTCTTGAGTGGTGCAATAAAaaagggagatattcagtgttcatcatcctTGCGCATTCGgcattctcatcaggccagttactttgggaatagaggggaagcacctagatcttgttctttattttccgcagcgatcatcatcactatggatgcgaaacaaggttagtggttctatccctgtttctaatatttatttggttgtgttcttgaacgcccaaTGGAGATCCTagtttttttgggattttgtccctattcagATCGATTTATTCTCACATGTGGTATtagagcctccatagatccgttcttgaacctatatgaattcaaaataatagaacatgcTAAGGGAATCGAAATTTTTTCGgttcgaatcaaggtttttcgggttttttcaaatttacCTGGCAAAACACGGTGTCTGGCAGCCTGGGATTTTTCTCCCGGGGAATAAAACGAAATAAACCACATGGGTGGATAGAGCTCGGGACGCTGAGCATTCCGGTGGGTGGAACGTTGCCGGCGGCTGCCGGACGCGCCTGCACGAGCCGGCGGTAGCGGCGAGTGGATCTCTCTCCggtaatgttttaaaaaaaaagaagggtttttcggggtttgctatcgtgcgccccTGACAAAAATACAGGGCTGCTAACGTGCGCTACCCGGGTCGGGTCGACCTGTTTTCCGACCCGGAGGCCCGACCCATTGACCCGATTTTGACCCGTTTCGGGCTGACCAGGATGGACCGGCCTGGGTGAACCGGGTTTGACTagaaaattgatttggtttgattgaATCGGTTTGAAACCAGTACAGTCAACCGCTTTTAGCCTGAAACTTTGACCGGGCTTTCTGGGGGCTGCGAGACTCCATTTGGCGTCCAGTggtgccctctgttttgatcagatatgcatattttaaatatttttggtattcttttgatgcatacCCTTTTATGTAATTTATCGGTTTGTTctattgggaaccgaaccaatttctgacttgctggaatacctaccttgatgaacagaattattattatttttttttgttagttttaagatatttaaagccccttgtcataaattataaaataacacattgtttaaggatgtaagtaattttggaaaatcccgaaagagggtttcatgggttcgacaggatgcagctgccaaagcgaccttctttgttggatttgtgaaacacctgGTCTTATAcacagttgtgggatgtccttcaactctgatgtgtggtcacacacccaaaggtggtgatcatgtattggtacttgaaggggtacatatacagtatgcatgtgaataggctaaccctagaattctgcacacccaaaggtggtggattttgaaagttgagttgtattctCATGGCCAcctggtatgtagggatttttacaattgcatgttgagaattcagcccaaaggtgttttcataatgatgtgtgtaaaattctcattagcttataaagttttcaagtgtacttgcatcattttaattataatctgttcattgtttaaattttcaatcACCTTCTCTGTAAACAATAACATGGTAACTATTGAGCTTCTcactgggtcaaactttaagaagtgaaaaaaggacattatgtttgctatggaaatggcagatgtgcacacgtcccttgttttggataaaccaatggatctaactgctgatagtactgaggatgaaaagtcTGTGCATGTTGCATGGCAAAAGAGTAATTGACTCAGTATACTGCccataaagaggtcgataccggaacacctaaaaagtggtctgcctgagaaatgtactgccagggaattgctagatgcaatttccaagagatacaaagtttcatcgaatgcggagattgggacacttctgcaagggttatttaatatggaatatgatggttctgggggtgttaggaattacattattaggatggttgattaccaaactaaactcaaggccttAGACATTCTTCTTCCAGATGccctaattgtccatcaagccttaaataccctaccttcaatttggcatcataaaaaccaactacatttcccaagatggagtccggagcattaatgacctaatttctagggttgtgtctcgaggaagagaaattgaagaaagacaaaaagccTATTGCCCTGTTTACTTCCAAAGCCCGTAAGAGTAAAAAGTttaaaaaccatactcataagtctgccaataaacaATCCGATCAGACTAActatttgggacccaagaaagactctttgaagaaagagggtgatcgctgcttcttttgtaagaagaagggtcacatgaagaaggactgcgataaatacaaggcttggttacTCAAGCCCAAGCAGCTATCAGATAATGATTATTTgacttttgtttgtgaatccaatctatcagaagcaccatccagttcttggtagctagatagcggtgcaactaaccatgttgcttttaccatacaggggttcataaaccggaggaggccaaacaaggatgaatcaaggttggtcgtaggaaatgatggacattctgacgtagagttcgtgggagatgtcattttattattaaattctggttttaaattgactttaaaga
The nucleotide sequence above comes from Telopea speciosissima isolate NSW1024214 ecotype Mountain lineage chromosome 3, Tspe_v1, whole genome shotgun sequence. Encoded proteins:
- the LOC122653837 gene encoding protein UXT homolog isoform X1; protein product: MDKIRENKVQRFEEFIDCRLKPDLVRAIAERDKVFEQQKVFLDLRRNIENLEKNGVTGLRTLVNLGSEVYMQADVPDTRHIFVDIGLGFHVEFTWSEALEFISRKEERLDRQIEEYTLLIASIKAQIKMVCLESVMIAFCCFFHVTRLES
- the LOC122653837 gene encoding protein UXT homolog isoform X2, which encodes MDKIRENKVQRFEEFIDCRLKPDLVRAIAERDKVFEQQKVFLDLRRNIENLEKNGVTGLRTLVNLGSEVYMQADVPDTRHIFVDIGLGFHVEFTWSEALEFISRKEERLDRQIEEYTLLIASIKAQIKMVYEGIRELLQLSADRS
- the LOC122653837 gene encoding protein UXT homolog isoform X3; translated protein: MEIMQQKIYLDLRRNIENLEKNGVTGLRTLVNLGSEVYMQADVPDTRHIFVDIGLGFHVEFTWSEALEFISRKEERLDRQIEEYTLLIASIKAQIKMVCLESVMIAFCCFFHVTRLES